The following are encoded in a window of Thalassotalea insulae genomic DNA:
- a CDS encoding flagellar hook assembly protein FlgD produces MESVTGGNTLDNMRWKKDDNTVKEENDRGMLTQEDFFALLTKELSHQDPTKPVENNEMISQMTAFSTTDGVSELNEQFSAFAATMSSGQALQASSLVGRSVLVDENVFGKAAGESVKGKLVTDEPASNVNIYVENTAGEIIQTVPIGSVQAGEFTFTWDGQMSDGEPAPEGAYRFRIAGLVDGQASELQAMTYRKVDSVTLAGPGGSILLNLNGGSSMALSDVVEVSEG; encoded by the coding sequence ATGGAATCGGTAACTGGCGGTAACACATTAGACAATATGCGCTGGAAAAAGGACGACAATACTGTTAAGGAAGAAAATGACCGTGGCATGTTAACGCAAGAAGATTTCTTTGCCTTGTTAACCAAAGAATTATCTCATCAGGATCCGACCAAGCCGGTTGAAAACAATGAGATGATTTCACAAATGACAGCATTTTCAACTACTGATGGCGTGTCTGAATTGAATGAGCAATTTAGCGCCTTTGCCGCGACTATGTCGTCGGGCCAAGCCTTACAGGCGTCATCTTTAGTTGGACGCAGTGTATTAGTGGATGAGAATGTGTTTGGTAAAGCGGCGGGTGAGTCGGTAAAAGGTAAATTAGTCACTGATGAACCGGCTAGCAACGTTAATATTTATGTTGAAAATACCGCTGGTGAAATTATTCAAACGGTCCCTATTGGTTCAGTACAAGCTGGTGAGTTTACCTTTACTTGGGATGGTCAAATGTCTGACGGTGAACCAGCTCCTGAAGGCGCCTATCGTTTTCGTATTGCCGGTTTAGTCGATGGTCAGGCATCAGAATTGCAAGCAATGACTTATCGCAAAGTCGACAGTGTCACCCTGGCTGGGCCGGGCGGCAGTATTTTATTAAACCTAAATGGTGGTAGCTCAATGGCATTATCTGATGTTGTTGAAGTTTCCGAAGGCTAG
- the flgE gene encoding flagellar hook protein FlgE: MSFNIALSGLNAAQKDLDVTSNNIANVNTTGFKESRAEFVDVYAASLLAGGKTKVGDGVLTADVAQQFAQGSIKFTSNALDLAITGNGFFATVPELDSLEVSYTRAGEFKLNADNFVVNSAGGHLLGFPVNADGTSSSVALSTAKPIRIPTASGAPQQSSEVDIRMNLPAGDAVPPFAFDHTDPLTFNNSTSVTIFDSLGDSHVMTYYFRKVAANEWDVHTAVDGTLVNVVDTGTGTGTQSDGVTPAAAGAAGAARLYYSPGGDFVGQYPDTITTTILGAGILTNGADPNQTITVDFNLDTTGPNPNEPTQFASNFEVTSLEQDGLAVGRLTGLDIDADGLVRATYSNGTSEPLSRIALVGFANNQGLTQVGGTSWKESLVSGEPLAGEAGSGTFGTINSSALEQSNVNLTSELIDLISAQRNFQANSRALEVDNQLNQTILQIR, from the coding sequence ATGTCATTTAATATAGCACTAAGCGGGTTAAATGCCGCGCAAAAAGACTTAGATGTTACATCTAATAATATTGCCAATGTGAATACCACAGGGTTTAAAGAGTCACGTGCCGAATTTGTCGATGTTTATGCTGCGTCGTTATTAGCCGGCGGTAAAACCAAAGTCGGTGACGGTGTGTTGACTGCCGATGTTGCGCAGCAGTTTGCTCAGGGCAGTATTAAATTTACCAGTAATGCGCTGGATTTGGCGATCACCGGCAATGGCTTTTTCGCTACTGTACCTGAATTAGATAGCTTGGAAGTGTCTTATACTCGGGCCGGTGAATTTAAACTCAATGCTGACAACTTTGTTGTTAACTCGGCTGGCGGTCATTTATTAGGCTTCCCGGTTAATGCGGATGGTACTTCATCATCGGTCGCCTTAAGTACCGCAAAACCAATTCGTATTCCAACGGCTTCCGGTGCGCCGCAGCAATCATCGGAAGTAGATATTCGGATGAACTTACCGGCCGGTGATGCGGTGCCACCATTTGCCTTTGACCATACCGACCCGTTAACCTTTAATAATTCGACTTCGGTAACTATCTTTGACTCTTTAGGTGACAGCCATGTCATGACCTATTATTTTCGAAAAGTCGCTGCCAATGAATGGGATGTGCATACCGCAGTTGACGGTACCTTAGTGAATGTTGTTGATACCGGTACCGGTACTGGTACACAAAGCGATGGTGTTACCCCTGCAGCAGCTGGTGCTGCTGGTGCTGCCCGTTTGTATTATAGTCCTGGTGGTGATTTTGTCGGTCAATATCCTGATACTATAACAACGACTATCTTGGGAGCTGGTATTTTAACTAACGGCGCAGATCCTAATCAGACAATTACCGTAGACTTTAATTTAGATACTACCGGGCCTAACCCGAATGAACCAACCCAGTTTGCTTCCAACTTTGAAGTCACTTCGTTAGAGCAGGATGGTTTGGCGGTTGGCCGTTTAACCGGTCTGGATATCGATGCCGATGGTCTGGTACGGGCTACTTACAGTAATGGTACCTCTGAGCCATTATCTCGGATTGCTTTAGTCGGTTTTGCCAATAACCAGGGCTTAACTCAGGTCGGCGGTACTTCGTGGAAAGAAAGCCTGGTTTCCGGTGAACCACTAGCCGGGGAAGCAGGTTCAGGAACGTTCGGGACTATTAACTCGTCGGCGCTGGAACAATCGAATGTTAACTTAACGTCCGAGCTTATCGACTTGATTTCCGCCCAGCGAAACTTCCAGGCGAACTCACGGGCACTGGAAGTGGACAATCAGCTCAACCAGACGATTTTACAAATCCGTTAA
- a CDS encoding CheR family methyltransferase, which translates to MASRQLDDKSYHQFREFLEQQCGIVLGENKQYLVKSRLAPLMAKFDIATLGELVNRTLSPTERQLRASVIDAMTTNETLWFRDEYPFELLKKRLFPEFKGQKTPVKIWSAASSSGQEPYSIAMSAMEYQQSNPGNLPGSVQIIGTDISNTMLEHCKYARYDSLALARGLSAERKRLFFESADNGMLKVKDPVKKLVNFRQLNLLGSYSLMGRFDIVFCRNVLIYFAPEIKKQILSQIHGVLNPGGYLFLGASESLSGLNQNFEMIRCNPGIVYRKK; encoded by the coding sequence GTGGCATCTCGTCAGCTTGATGATAAGAGCTATCATCAATTTAGAGAGTTTTTGGAGCAACAATGCGGGATCGTACTAGGTGAAAATAAGCAGTATCTAGTAAAAAGCCGCTTGGCACCGTTAATGGCAAAATTTGATATTGCCACCTTAGGTGAGTTGGTTAACCGCACGTTAAGCCCAACGGAGCGGCAACTACGCGCCTCGGTTATTGACGCCATGACCACCAATGAAACCTTATGGTTTCGTGACGAATATCCGTTCGAATTGTTGAAAAAACGTTTATTTCCAGAATTTAAAGGACAAAAAACACCCGTTAAAATTTGGTCGGCGGCTAGTTCTTCTGGTCAGGAACCTTATTCTATTGCAATGTCCGCGATGGAGTATCAGCAGAGTAATCCGGGGAATTTGCCTGGCAGCGTGCAAATTATTGGCACTGATATTTCAAATACCATGTTAGAGCACTGTAAATATGCGCGTTATGATTCATTAGCGTTAGCGCGAGGTTTGTCGGCAGAACGTAAGCGTTTGTTTTTTGAGTCGGCTGATAACGGTATGCTTAAAGTCAAAGATCCCGTCAAAAAATTGGTTAATTTCAGACAACTCAATTTATTAGGTAGTTATAGCCTAATGGGGCGTTTTGATATTGTCTTTTGTCGCAATGTATTAATTTACTTTGCACCTGAAATTAAAAAACAAATTTTATCGCAAATACACGGCGTGCTAAATCCTGGAGGTTACCTATTTTTAGGAGCTTCTGAGTCGTTATCTGGCCTGAACCAAAACTTTGAAATGATCCGTTGTAATCCCGGTATCGTTTACCGTAAAAAGTAA
- the flgF gene encoding flagellar basal-body rod protein FlgF codes for MDKMLYIAMSGAKQNMKALAINANNLANAKTTGFKADLAQARSMQAFGEGLPTRVFAMTEKSSQNFDSGALLTTGRDLDIAVQGHGMIAVQARDGREGYTRDGHLSITEDGYLQTSRGDLVMGDSGPISLPLPVNNIEITADGTIMVQPAGAPTTIQEEVARIKLVNPDTRTLKRDNDGLFRGKLNESDADVSVQLRSGMLESSNVNPVGEMTEMIALQRQFEMQLKLMKTAEEIDSASASLLRAF; via the coding sequence ATGGATAAGATGCTCTATATCGCCATGAGTGGCGCCAAGCAAAATATGAAAGCGTTAGCGATTAATGCCAATAACTTAGCCAATGCTAAGACCACTGGTTTTAAGGCAGACCTAGCGCAGGCGCGCTCGATGCAGGCATTTGGTGAAGGGCTGCCAACCCGAGTGTTTGCCATGACGGAAAAATCCAGCCAAAACTTTGACAGTGGTGCTTTGTTAACTACGGGACGGGATCTGGATATTGCGGTGCAAGGACATGGCATGATTGCAGTTCAGGCAAGAGATGGTCGTGAAGGTTACACCCGTGACGGGCATTTATCGATAACTGAAGATGGCTATTTGCAAACTTCCCGTGGTGATTTAGTAATGGGTGACAGTGGACCTATTAGCTTACCGCTGCCAGTCAATAATATCGAGATCACTGCCGACGGTACCATCATGGTTCAACCTGCCGGAGCACCAACTACCATACAGGAAGAAGTGGCACGGATAAAACTGGTTAATCCTGATACCCGTACCTTAAAACGTGACAATGACGGTTTATTCCGTGGCAAGTTAAATGAATCTGATGCCGACGTTTCCGTACAGCTACGTAGCGGTATGTTGGAATCAAGTAATGTGAATCCGGTTGGTGAAATGACTGAGATGATTGCTTTGCAACGACAATTTGAAATGCAGTTGAAACTTATGAAAACCGCTGAGGAAATTGACTCAGCCAGTGCATCGCTATTGCGTGCATTCTAG
- the flgC gene encoding flagellar basal body rod protein FlgC, with protein MSLFNVFDISATGMSAQSVRLNTTASNIANADSVSSSIDQTYRARHPVFAAEMQKAAAGQSNGESVGVQVLGIVESNKPLNVEYSPEHPMADANGYIYKPNVNVVEEMTNMISASRSYQTNIQLAESAKNMLNKTLMLGQR; from the coding sequence ATGAGCTTATTTAATGTCTTTGACATTTCTGCGACTGGGATGAGCGCTCAATCTGTCCGCTTAAACACCACGGCGAGTAATATTGCTAATGCCGACAGTGTTAGCAGCAGTATCGATCAAACCTATCGTGCTCGCCATCCAGTTTTTGCCGCCGAGATGCAAAAAGCTGCCGCAGGGCAAAGTAATGGCGAATCGGTTGGTGTTCAGGTATTAGGGATAGTGGAAAGTAATAAACCGCTCAATGTTGAGTATTCGCCGGAGCATCCAATGGCAGATGCTAACGGTTATATATATAAGCCGAATGTTAATGTGGTGGAAGAAATGACCAATATGATTTCAGCGTCTCGTTCTTATCAAACTAACATTCAACTGGCTGAATCAGCGAAGAATATGTTGAACAAAACCTTAATGTTAGGTCAACGCTAG
- a CDS encoding chemotaxis protein: protein MAGILDSVNQRTQLVGQNRLELLLFKLVGPQRFGINVFKVREVMPCPRLTLLPKQDKFIKGVAHIRGQTISVIDLSKATGGPEITPDENSFVIIAEYNRSVQGFLVAGVERIVTLSWQDIMPPPEGTGKSSYLTAVTEIDKEMVSILDVEKILNEISPVSTELSDDVKDESFGKSIGERVIMIADDSTVARNQVKRALEPLGLNMVLAKNGQDALDQLNALAEGCDSIDEKVALLISDIEMPEMDGYTLTAEIKSNEQLRKMPVILHTSLSGVFNNAMVEKVGAEDFIPKFHPDELATAVKKWLNKKELS, encoded by the coding sequence ATGGCTGGTATTTTAGATTCAGTAAACCAACGAACCCAGTTGGTTGGTCAAAACAGGCTTGAGTTATTGTTATTTAAGTTAGTTGGCCCGCAGAGGTTTGGAATAAACGTATTTAAAGTGCGGGAAGTGATGCCATGCCCTCGTTTAACCTTGTTACCTAAGCAGGACAAATTTATTAAAGGGGTGGCTCATATCCGTGGGCAAACGATTTCCGTTATCGATTTAAGTAAAGCGACAGGCGGCCCCGAAATTACCCCTGATGAAAATTCATTCGTTATTATTGCTGAGTACAATCGCAGTGTGCAGGGTTTTTTGGTTGCAGGTGTCGAACGTATTGTTACCTTAAGCTGGCAAGACATAATGCCGCCGCCAGAAGGGACTGGAAAGTCCAGTTATTTAACTGCGGTGACAGAAATTGATAAAGAAATGGTTTCCATTTTAGACGTAGAAAAAATTCTTAATGAGATCAGCCCTGTGTCAACGGAGCTTAGTGACGATGTTAAAGATGAGTCTTTCGGTAAAAGTATTGGTGAGCGGGTAATTATGATTGCCGATGACTCCACCGTTGCCCGTAACCAGGTAAAAAGAGCGTTAGAGCCACTTGGGCTAAATATGGTGTTGGCAAAAAATGGTCAGGATGCATTAGATCAGTTAAATGCGTTAGCGGAAGGCTGTGATTCCATCGACGAAAAAGTGGCATTATTAATTTCTGATATTGAAATGCCGGAAATGGATGGCTACACCCTGACGGCAGAAATTAAGAGTAATGAACAGTTGCGTAAAATGCCAGTGATATTGCATACTTCGCTCAGCGGCGTCTTTAACAACGCTATGGTCGAAAAAGTAGGTGCTGAAGATTTTATCCCTAAGTTTCATCCTGATGAATTAGCGACAGCGGTGAAAAAGTGGTTGAACAAAAAAGAGCTATCTTGA
- the flgH gene encoding flagellar basal body L-ring protein FlgH gives MKKLSLLLCAWMTLTGCASVEQAKTLPDDPEFAPILPEMEEEPIVPTGSLFRPNYVNNIYSDSKAHRVGDIISVILSESTQAQKNAKTELKKENSAKLDPITGLGGTSVTFKNDALQFGLDQESEFKGDSKSNQGNSLSGNISVHVLRVLPNGNLMIRGEKWMTLNNGDEYIRLTGIIRSQDISSSNTIISSKVANARIQYSGTGAFAEVQEQGWLSRFFSSSWWPL, from the coding sequence ATGAAAAAGTTAAGTCTACTACTTTGTGCATGGATGACGTTAACTGGCTGTGCCAGTGTAGAACAAGCGAAAACATTACCCGACGATCCGGAGTTTGCACCGATCTTACCGGAAATGGAAGAAGAACCAATTGTACCTACTGGCTCATTGTTTCGACCTAACTATGTCAACAATATTTATTCCGATTCAAAAGCCCATCGCGTCGGTGACATTATTTCGGTGATCTTAAGTGAAAGTACTCAAGCACAGAAAAATGCCAAAACCGAATTGAAGAAAGAGAATAGCGCCAAGCTTGATCCTATTACCGGTCTTGGTGGCACTTCAGTCACCTTTAAAAATGATGCGCTACAGTTTGGGCTGGATCAGGAGTCTGAGTTTAAAGGGGATTCAAAAAGCAATCAGGGTAACAGTTTAAGCGGTAATATTTCTGTCCACGTCTTGCGGGTATTGCCAAACGGTAATTTAATGATCCGCGGTGAAAAATGGATGACGCTTAATAACGGCGATGAATATATTCGACTAACCGGCATTATTCGTTCTCAGGATATCAGTTCCAGTAATACCATTATTTCTTCTAAAGTGGCTAATGCCCGTATTCAGTATTCAGGTACTGGTGCGTTTGCTGAGGTGCAGGAGCAAGGTTGGTTATCGCGTTTTTTCAGTAGTTCTTGGTGGCCGTTGTAG
- a CDS encoding flagellar basal body P-ring protein FlgI, whose amino-acid sequence MNIHLIKIVSLSLFLLTQSVSAQRVKDLTDVAGVRTNQLVGYGLVVGLPGTGEQSPFTEQSFKTMLSNFGITMPSNLKPKIKNVAAVAVHAELPAFAKPGQTIDITVSSMGSAQSLRGGTLLQTILMGIDGQAYAVAQGSLVVSGLGAEGLDGSKVLVNTPTVGRIANGAIVEQEVASPFNTGDHITFNLHNADFSTAKALEKVINSEFANPNDPATYIAHAIDNTSVKVTAPRDPSQRVSFLAVLENLEFEPDSPSAKVIVNSRTGTIVIGADVRLLPAAITHGGITVTINETQDVSQPDAFSEGETVVTTQSIVNVDESDNRMFVFDPGITLDTLVRAINNVGAGPGDVMAILEALEQAGALRGELIII is encoded by the coding sequence ATGAACATACATTTAATAAAAATTGTCAGCCTAAGCTTATTCCTGTTAACACAATCTGTTAGTGCGCAACGGGTTAAAGACTTAACCGACGTAGCTGGCGTAAGAACTAACCAATTAGTCGGTTATGGTTTAGTGGTAGGTTTACCTGGCACCGGCGAGCAAAGTCCGTTTACTGAACAAAGCTTTAAAACCATGCTTAGCAACTTTGGTATAACCATGCCGAGTAATTTAAAGCCAAAAATTAAAAATGTTGCCGCAGTTGCTGTACATGCAGAGCTACCGGCTTTTGCTAAGCCTGGACAAACAATAGATATTACAGTTTCTTCCATGGGGAGTGCGCAAAGTTTACGTGGCGGTACATTATTGCAAACGATTTTAATGGGTATTGATGGTCAAGCCTATGCCGTTGCTCAAGGCAGTTTAGTGGTTAGTGGCTTAGGTGCAGAAGGTTTAGATGGTTCAAAAGTGCTGGTTAATACGCCAACGGTTGGTCGTATTGCTAATGGTGCGATTGTCGAGCAGGAAGTAGCATCGCCTTTTAATACTGGCGACCATATTACTTTTAATTTGCATAATGCTGATTTTAGCACTGCCAAGGCGCTTGAAAAAGTGATCAACAGTGAATTTGCTAATCCAAATGATCCGGCAACTTATATTGCTCATGCCATTGATAATACTTCAGTAAAGGTGACAGCACCTCGTGATCCCAGTCAGCGAGTGAGTTTTTTAGCGGTATTAGAAAACTTAGAATTTGAGCCAGATTCTCCATCGGCGAAAGTTATCGTTAATTCTCGTACAGGCACTATTGTGATTGGTGCTGATGTTCGTTTATTACCAGCGGCCATTACCCATGGTGGCATCACAGTGACCATTAATGAAACGCAAGATGTTTCTCAGCCAGATGCCTTTTCTGAAGGAGAAACTGTGGTAACCACGCAATCGATTGTTAATGTCGATGAAAGTGATAACCGGATGTTTGTTTTTGATCCAGGTATTACCTTAGATACCTTAGTACGGGCGATTAATAATGTTGGTGCCGGCCCCGGTGATGTGATGGCAATTCTTGAAGCATTAGAACAAGCGGGTGCGTTAAGAGGAGAGCTGATCATTATTTAA
- the flgG gene encoding flagellar basal-body rod protein FlgG, translated as MNAALWISKTGLDAQSKDIAVISNNLANASTVGFKKSRAVFEDLLYQTINQPGGRSAQDTEMPSGLMLGAGTKVVATQKIHSQGDMITTDNSLDMMIQGEGFFQVQMPDGSLSYTRNGQFTMDEEGNMVTPGAGYLLQPQITLPEDAQSVIISQDGEVSVTLQGQAEPAVVGQINTVNFVNPTGLEPIGQNLFVETAVSGTPQEGVPGLEGFGMIVQGALETSNVNTTEELVNLIESQRVYEMNSKVISAVDQMLSYINQQL; from the coding sequence ATGAACGCAGCATTATGGATCAGTAAAACAGGCTTAGATGCACAATCGAAAGATATCGCGGTGATCTCCAACAACCTGGCTAATGCCAGCACCGTTGGTTTTAAGAAAAGCCGGGCGGTATTTGAAGATTTACTTTATCAAACCATTAATCAGCCCGGTGGTCGTTCAGCACAAGATACAGAAATGCCGTCTGGCTTAATGCTAGGTGCTGGTACTAAAGTGGTGGCAACCCAGAAAATTCATTCACAAGGGGATATGATCACTACAGATAATTCCCTAGATATGATGATTCAGGGCGAAGGATTTTTTCAGGTACAAATGCCGGATGGCTCTTTGTCTTATACCCGTAATGGTCAATTCACTATGGATGAAGAAGGCAATATGGTGACGCCAGGCGCCGGTTATTTATTGCAACCACAAATTACTTTGCCGGAAGATGCGCAGAGTGTGATCATTTCACAAGACGGTGAAGTGTCAGTAACGTTGCAAGGTCAGGCAGAACCTGCGGTAGTCGGGCAAATCAATACCGTTAATTTTGTTAACCCAACCGGGTTAGAACCTATCGGACAAAATTTGTTTGTTGAAACTGCGGTTAGTGGTACGCCACAAGAAGGTGTGCCTGGGCTGGAAGGCTTCGGCATGATAGTTCAAGGGGCATTAGAAACGTCTAATGTTAATACCACCGAAGAATTAGTGAACTTAATAGAAAGCCAACGGGTGTATGAAATGAATTCAAAAGTGATTTCAGCCGTTGACCAAATGCTTAGTTACATTAATCAGCAATTATAA
- the flgB gene encoding flagellar basal body rod protein FlgB, with product MAISFEKAFGILPDSLQVRAKNAEVIAANIANADTPGYKAKGMDFQTALAQAANRQQAGMTKTHEKHFDVRTEINNDVDFRVPNQPDTGDGNNVDVQMERNLYLENSMHYQASIQFLNSKIKGLKQAISGGK from the coding sequence ATGGCCATAAGTTTTGAGAAAGCATTTGGGATCCTTCCTGATAGTTTACAAGTGCGGGCAAAAAATGCTGAAGTAATAGCGGCAAATATTGCCAATGCAGATACCCCTGGCTACAAAGCCAAAGGCATGGATTTTCAAACCGCATTAGCACAAGCGGCAAACCGGCAACAGGCCGGCATGACAAAAACCCATGAAAAACACTTCGATGTCCGCACTGAAATTAATAATGATGTAGATTTTCGTGTGCCAAATCAACCAGATACAGGTGATGGTAATAATGTTGATGTACAGATGGAACGAAACTTGTATCTAGAAAATTCAATGCACTATCAAGCCAGCATTCAATTCCTTAATAGTAAGATTAAAGGGTTGAAGCAAGCGATATCTGGAGGTAAATGA